The sequence below is a genomic window from Aureispira sp. CCB-E.
ATGAACAGATTTTGCTTGAAGCAAAGAGGAATTTGTTAGGAACACTTAATCAAATAAATCAAATTGCCTATGAATTAGGCTACGAAGACAGTTCTTATTTTATTCGTTTTTTCAAAAAGCATACTGGAATCTCACCTGAAGTATTTAGGAAAAACTTTAAGTAAGTACTTCTCAACTGCATTTTTGTCCTATCTGTTTCTATCCCTTATGTTTTATTTTTGATTGATTTTAAAAACAATTCATACAGAATCTTAATAAAACGAAAAAATGACAGATACTTGGTTGAACAAATGGAACAAACGGTTTAAAAATGATGCCTTTGCTTATGGCATTGAACCCAATAGCTATTTTAAAGAACAGATTTTAAAATTAAAGCCTGGGAAAATCCTTTTTGGAGCAGAAGGCGAAGGCAGAAATGCTGTTTATGCCGCAACACTTGGTTGGGAGGTTTTTGCATTTGACATAAGCATAGAAGGAAAAAATAAAGCCATCGAACTTGCAAATAAAAAGAATGTCTCAATTGATTATCAAATTGGGCAACTCCCCAATTTAAATTTTCAAAAAAATGACTTTGACGTTGTCGCACTAATTTATGCTCATTTTCCTCCATCTATTAAATCAGAGTATCACAAACTACTCAGTCAAAAATTGAAGTCTGGTGGAATCTTGATATTGGAAGCCTTTGGTAAAAATCACCTCAGCTACCAACACAAAAATCCCAAGGTTGGAGGACCATCTAATATAGACTCATTATTTTCAACCGACGAATTAAGGGCGGATTTTAATAATTATGAAATTCTGGAATTGGTAGAAAAAGAAGTTGAATTGTGCGAAGGGATTTATCATAATGGGAAAGGCTCTGTGACAAGATTTGTTGGGAGAAAAGGCTAGCTCTTAATCTATCTATAATGTATAGAAATAGAAGGGTTCTCTTGAGAAAAATCGTCTCAAAACTTCGCTTTGCTTGCAGGAAAATTTATCTTTAGTGCTTATTGCAGCAATTATTCAAACCTGCATACGGAATATTAGACACCATGAGCAATATAGAGTTTAAATTAGATAAACAACCAACCAAAAACAAAAAGCGCATTGAGTTATTGGATGTTTACCGAGGTTTTGCGATTCTTGGTATTTTTGTTGTTAATATTGTCATAATGAATTCGACTTTTCTTAATCAAGACGAATTTGCGAAGCAATGGACTTCTAATATTGATCAAATATCGGAAAGGATTTTACAACTTTTTTTCTACACAAAATTCTTTCCTATTTTTTCATTGCTCTTTGGTTTGGGAATTTCAATGCAAGCCTTGAAGCTATCTCAAAAAAATAACCGCTCATTTTCTTTTTTTGCTAGAAGAATGTTCATTTTATTCCTTTTTGGGGTTGCACACATCCTACTACTATGGTCTGGAGACGTTCTAAACCTCTATGCTGTCCTTGGACTGTTGACAACATTAGTAATAAGAAAATCCAACAGGTCTATACTGACGTTATCTGCCTTTTTTCTCTTCTTTCCTTTTTACGATTACCTTTTTCAATGGATCTTTACACTTTTAAACTTTCATCCTGAAATATATTTGAGTAATTATACAGGAGCAAGTGTTCATCAAATAATTACAAATGGAACGTATCTACAAGGGGTAGAATTAAGACTATTGGAATATCTTTCTAACATTCCAATGTTGTTTGGCTTTTTGGCACCAATCGCATTATCCATGTTCTTACTTGGGGTTTATCTGGGTAAAAACAAGATCTATGAATCGTTGGATGCTTTCATAGAACAAATAAAGAAACCCATACTCTTAATAACAGTTCTTACCAATATCTATAGAATCTTATTTTTATTTATCTTAACAAAACTTGAAGTCTATCAGATTGAACTATTAAGAACGTTTTTTGTCAAGTTAATGGTTATATCAGATGTAGTAATGGGGCTATTTTATTTGTGGCTACTTGGCTGGGTTTGGCATCATACAACATGGAGAAAAGTTTTATCTCCCTTACAGTATGTAGGCAGAATGGCATTGACCAATTACCTACTCCAAAGTTTTATTGGGCTTGTGTTATTTTCATCCATTGGATGGCAACTTTACGAGACTTTGAGCCCATTTCAAACGTTGATGACAGCTATTCTGGTTTTTGTAATTCAAGTAATATGGAGCAGGCTTTGGTTTATTTATTTTCAATTTGGTCCATTAGAATGGATATGGAGGTGTTTAACGTATAAAAAACTGCTTCCTATTAAACAAAATAAGATTGCTGCCCCAATTATTAGCAATCGTTCAAAGGAATAATTATGAAGAATACTATCATTAACATTATTGATCTACCAGAGAGCCAACGCCCTTTTCATCAATACTCTGGGCAAGCCCTTTTGGCATCAATAGATAAAACTGGTATAGAGGGATCGTCAATACAAAACGAAACTTCCTACCTAAAGATGTACGACCAACAAGTCACTCATAATCATTTTCTAATTATGCTTGAAAGAGCATTTATCGACCACAAAACTATCTCATTAACACCTGATGCGCTATGGCTTCTTATTTGTCAAGGATTCTCTAAGCATATCAAAAGAAATGCGGAATATTTTAGAGAGCAATTCGTAAACTTTAATACTCAAAAAAAGATCACTGTTCAAAGAAATGATTTTGTTAAAGGAGGAAAGAACCCTTGGGAAGAAATTTTCCCTGAATTTTCTAAAGGTATTCAAACTTATTTAAAACACGATTTATACTCTAATCTAGTTTTAGACTTTAGTACGACTTCTTTAAAAGAAAGAACAGCTTTTGAAATAGCTTTTATGGATTCAATGTCAACTTATTTTGAGTTTGAATTATTGACTCTTTGTGGGATTCCTAAGATAGAACTAAAAGGAACCATCAAAGATTATCAACTTATACAAGAAAAATCAAAGTATCTTAGTCGGTTTGGTTTAGAATGGTGGCTAGAAGAAGTGAATCAAGTTTTATCAAAAATTATTGATGCATTGAATGGAGATATTGACTTAACATTTTGGAGGTCTATTTATAGTTTTGAATCCAAATCTGGTGCTCCATCTAATGTCTCTGGTTGGATATGCAAATTTTTTCCTTTTATAAAAAATGCTGACCAAGCTTGGGTCAAAAATCCAAACATCACCAATACAGAAAATAACCCCATTCCACTAAATGCTTTTCCTTCTGGGAAATCCATTGTTCCATTTACTTGGAAATATCTAAATCAATGCTTTGAAATGGAATTTATTTCAGGCTTTATTGGCATTAAAGAGAACCTTAACACCAAATTTCTGGAAACTGAAATTAATTGGGTTATAAAACACTGATCCCAAAAGCAGACCTTAGCTAGTAATTCACTATAAAAGTACCACACATTAGACAGTTTTAACTAGTCAACTCGTAAAATAATCCATAAAACGCTATCTTGAAAAAGGAAATAAATAACCGTTCAACTATTCCTGCTAACAATTAGCATTATGAAAATAAAAATAAAACTGTTTGCTGCAATTATTGGTATTGGTTCAACGCTTTTTTTTGCCTGCACCTCAACCAAAGACAATCCTATACAAAAAGCAAAATGGTTGCTCGGGACTTGGAAAAACGAAATGCCTCAAGGGAATATTTATGAAACTTGGAGTGCTATCAATGAGCATGAATTCGCTGGCAAAAGCTATCTTATTCAAGAAAAGGATACTTCATTTTTTGAACACATACAGTTGCTTCAAAAATCGAATGCATTTTATTACATTCCTACTGTCAAAAATCAAAATGAGGGCTTACCGATTCGTTTTAAAGCTAAAAAAGTTTCTAAAAATCAACTGGTTTTCGAAAATTTGAAACATGACTTTCCTCAACTTATTTCCTATACAAAAATCCATTCAGATTCTCTAGTTGCAGAAATTTCAGGAATCCGAAAAGGGAAAAAGCATCGACAGTTGTTTTTTATGAAGCGTGTGTATTAAATTCAAATGGCGAAAAACTGCGCAAATTATCCCCCAATCAAATAGAGTTAAAAAAAGCCAGATAAATCAATGGCAATTTAAAATGATGAGATGAAAATTAGAGATGAAATTTTAGAAGACCTTTTGTTGCTTGATAGCGATGACAGCATTTTGTCAAATAAAGCTTGCTCCCCTTTATCCTTTTTAATATTTTTAGATATTATTGCTTGTTATTGTAATTCCGATTTAGAAGAAAAAATTAATGCTATTCTCAAAGATTTTGACTATTCAAGAGAAGTATTTCTAGAAGTTATACAAAATTTAAAAAGTACTGAAACTAAGCTAAATTACGCTGCCTCTTTTTGGCAT
It includes:
- a CDS encoding DUF4419 domain-containing protein, with amino-acid sequence MKNTIINIIDLPESQRPFHQYSGQALLASIDKTGIEGSSIQNETSYLKMYDQQVTHNHFLIMLERAFIDHKTISLTPDALWLLICQGFSKHIKRNAEYFREQFVNFNTQKKITVQRNDFVKGGKNPWEEIFPEFSKGIQTYLKHDLYSNLVLDFSTTSLKERTAFEIAFMDSMSTYFEFELLTLCGIPKIELKGTIKDYQLIQEKSKYLSRFGLEWWLEEVNQVLSKIIDALNGDIDLTFWRSIYSFESKSGAPSNVSGWICKFFPFIKNADQAWVKNPNITNTENNPIPLNAFPSGKSIVPFTWKYLNQCFEMEFISGFIGIKENLNTKFLETEINWVIKH
- a CDS encoding DUF418 domain-containing protein produces the protein MSNIEFKLDKQPTKNKKRIELLDVYRGFAILGIFVVNIVIMNSTFLNQDEFAKQWTSNIDQISERILQLFFYTKFFPIFSLLFGLGISMQALKLSQKNNRSFSFFARRMFILFLFGVAHILLLWSGDVLNLYAVLGLLTTLVIRKSNRSILTLSAFFLFFPFYDYLFQWIFTLLNFHPEIYLSNYTGASVHQIITNGTYLQGVELRLLEYLSNIPMLFGFLAPIALSMFLLGVYLGKNKIYESLDAFIEQIKKPILLITVLTNIYRILFLFILTKLEVYQIELLRTFFVKLMVISDVVMGLFYLWLLGWVWHHTTWRKVLSPLQYVGRMALTNYLLQSFIGLVLFSSIGWQLYETLSPFQTLMTAILVFVIQVIWSRLWFIYFQFGPLEWIWRCLTYKKLLPIKQNKIAAPIISNRSKE
- a CDS encoding DUF6265 family protein, with protein sequence MKIKIKLFAAIIGIGSTLFFACTSTKDNPIQKAKWLLGTWKNEMPQGNIYETWSAINEHEFAGKSYLIQEKDTSFFEHIQLLQKSNAFYYIPTVKNQNEGLPIRFKAKKVSKNQLVFENLKHDFPQLISYTKIHSDSLVAEISGIRKGKKHRQLFFMKRVY
- a CDS encoding bifunctional 2-polyprenyl-6-hydroxyphenol methylase/3-demethylubiquinol 3-O-methyltransferase UbiG, whose amino-acid sequence is MTDTWLNKWNKRFKNDAFAYGIEPNSYFKEQILKLKPGKILFGAEGEGRNAVYAATLGWEVFAFDISIEGKNKAIELANKKNVSIDYQIGQLPNLNFQKNDFDVVALIYAHFPPSIKSEYHKLLSQKLKSGGILILEAFGKNHLSYQHKNPKVGGPSNIDSLFSTDELRADFNNYEILELVEKEVELCEGIYHNGKGSVTRFVGRKG